In bacterium, a single genomic region encodes these proteins:
- a CDS encoding ThiF family adenylyltransferase — MHKAISAGLGLPGTTIVLALLRQGWKLIAADPKPVTARTTERVYGPADVGKPKVLALQQQAAALGRPDQLSARCGRIEDVVGGQEWREAELIVLATDRPATTRRVTGICLRLATPNHPLPLLTCHVSEGAAQVRSFLFPLAAGPCPLCGSGEAFISSILNEDGFSCEQAVAEGGDAFTMPYGAAEGQAAAALTLSAIGAPAGVDTTLALGPACEAFASRLTRDPHCLLDCARVTPWPEATVTLGAAEPILPVLSAVARDVGITEGTARLEFLRPLALGSECACGRRPNPRVFRNPCPHCQSPVVALEGWTSELALDQLRPDASAASLGLPARDLLLLRGRGRTPSQPQTAVTIAVEGLVQDD; from the coding sequence ATGCACAAGGCGATCAGCGCCGGCCTCGGACTACCAGGCACGACCATCGTGCTGGCCCTTTTGCGCCAGGGGTGGAAGCTGATCGCCGCCGACCCCAAGCCTGTCACGGCACGCACCACGGAGCGGGTCTACGGCCCGGCCGATGTGGGCAAGCCAAAGGTGCTGGCGCTGCAGCAGCAGGCCGCGGCCCTCGGTCGCCCAGATCAGTTGTCGGCGCGCTGCGGCCGGATCGAGGACGTCGTCGGCGGACAGGAGTGGCGCGAAGCGGAGCTGATCGTGCTCGCCACGGACCGCCCCGCGACCACGCGCCGCGTGACCGGGATCTGCCTGCGTCTGGCCACACCGAACCACCCCCTGCCTCTCCTCACCTGTCATGTCAGCGAGGGGGCCGCCCAAGTGCGCTCCTTCCTCTTCCCCCTGGCCGCTGGGCCCTGTCCTCTGTGCGGCAGCGGGGAGGCTTTCATCTCATCCATCCTCAACGAAGACGGCTTTTCCTGCGAGCAGGCCGTGGCCGAGGGCGGCGACGCCTTCACGATGCCCTACGGGGCGGCCGAGGGCCAAGCCGCGGCGGCCCTGACGCTCAGCGCCATCGGGGCCCCGGCGGGCGTGGACACGACCCTGGCCCTCGGCCCGGCCTGTGAGGCCTTTGCCAGCCGCCTCACCCGCGACCCGCACTGTCTCCTCGACTGCGCCCGGGTGACCCCCTGGCCCGAGGCGACGGTGACGTTGGGTGCGGCCGAGCCGATCCTGCCCGTGCTGTCGGCCGTGGCGCGGGACGTGGGGATCACCGAGGGTACGGCCCGCCTGGAGTTCCTCAGACCCCTGGCGCTGGGCAGCGAGTGCGCCTGCGGCAGGCGCCCCAATCCGCGCGTCTTCCGCAACCCGTGCCCGCACTGCCAGTCACCCGTGGTGGCCCTGGAAGGCTGGACGAGCGAGTTGGCCCTGGACCAGCTACGGCCAGACGCCAGCGCTGCCTCACTAGGACTACCCGCGCGCGATCTGCTGCTGCTGCGCGGCCGGGGGCGTACACCCAGTCAACCACAGACAGCCGTGACCATTGCAGTCGAGGGGCTGGTGCAGGATGACTGA
- a CDS encoding helix-turn-helix domain-containing protein, with product MNSDQFTQLRKRTRLSQAEIAVDLGLSARTIANWEAADPPRQFSLLETNGLRHFFLPRVLEDVLGRLCEEAFDAIPSELAAIWLVEDAECLLLPAAARFQDLETRRRRQLTTATCTAPLVDTSLTTEPLRSGKLINLGGYHITQHKAKRYRRTREAPFFRSGRCESLLHVPAFIPSSRGPRPVLMLSLENKLGPDGKVLCLPPGDGEWLNEEPYTAPFDPGDQRHENVTIYTRQDEEVAEALANRFCEDLQPDLELLDMLGADETS from the coding sequence ATGAACTCGGACCAGTTCACCCAACTGCGCAAGCGCACCAGGCTGTCGCAGGCGGAGATCGCCGTGGATTTGGGCCTGTCGGCGCGCACCATCGCCAACTGGGAGGCGGCCGACCCGCCGCGCCAGTTCTCGCTGCTGGAGACGAACGGCCTGCGCCACTTCTTCCTCCCCCGCGTGCTCGAGGACGTGCTGGGTAGGCTGTGCGAGGAGGCCTTCGACGCCATTCCCAGCGAGTTGGCGGCCATCTGGCTGGTGGAGGATGCGGAATGCCTGCTGCTACCGGCCGCTGCCCGCTTCCAGGACCTGGAGACACGGCGCCGTCGGCAACTCACGACCGCCACGTGCACAGCTCCACTGGTGGACACCTCGCTCACCACCGAGCCGCTGCGGTCGGGCAAGCTCATCAACCTGGGGGGCTACCACATCACCCAGCACAAGGCCAAGCGCTATCGCCGCACCCGTGAGGCGCCGTTCTTCCGTAGCGGACGGTGCGAGAGCCTGCTGCACGTGCCGGCCTTCATCCCGTCCTCGCGGGGTCCGCGACCGGTGTTAATGCTCAGTCTAGAGAACAAGCTGGGGCCGGACGGGAAGGTGTTGTGCCTACCGCCCGGAGACGGTGAGTGGCTGAACGAGGAACCCTACACGGCCCCCTTCGACCCGGGCGATCAGCGGCACGAGAACGTCACCATCTACACCCGGCAGGATGAGGAAGTAGCGGAGGCGCTAGCCAACCGCTTCTGCGAGGACCTCCAGCCGGACCTCGAGCTGCTTGACATGCTCGGGGCGGACGAGACGTCCTGA
- a CDS encoding proteasome accessory factor PafA2 family protein produces the protein MSNETCVLPILGNEWEHLAVTKTTQRWPDPQAQGARHVLQALNERVFGDEPVRTSYGLSTPGGYWGASADLLPLPDGGAVYIDLDQPEVTSCETLDPHEAYLHLCATEYMLAQAAAECPQEALVWLMNRSRKSRGTGYVYRAGHINVQVGRDDWRLLVGECFSTVLRAYVPFVTAAAVLLGSGAVGDDYDETAFLCGQRLESMETLFPSHETTFQRTISLNLRGNRETLNDDASRTRNHCIGPHDTTVSPTQELRIALVQAATYALLRPAPVRPYPDLSLRQPLLAAAVMNRDPWLPVPLNDGRSANALDLAEQGLATIAAVLEDDEHAAEALPHWRRYDRWLRQVIDALRRRDLFASGVEWAAKRMTFEAADNRTARELDVLWHQIEPALFEPEGQHIARVLGHAPPFAPLQLAEAFTTPPTVTRAYLRGHIAQRCITEGERLQMCDWDGLNLPRRSARLSLPTPEDCSLARIGGLEGLSLDEILDGPAAPYRTELSYTHRYRTQHHVRSGGKVVSAPAPSSPSGGGAGHGMYPMLMGPYEEGSLS, from the coding sequence ATGAGCAACGAGACCTGTGTCCTGCCGATCCTCGGCAACGAATGGGAGCATCTGGCTGTCACCAAGACGACACAGCGCTGGCCAGACCCGCAGGCCCAGGGGGCGCGTCACGTACTACAGGCCCTCAACGAGCGTGTATTCGGTGATGAGCCGGTACGGACCAGCTACGGGCTGAGCACGCCGGGGGGCTACTGGGGAGCGTCGGCTGACCTGCTGCCCCTGCCCGACGGCGGCGCCGTCTACATTGACCTGGACCAGCCCGAGGTCACCTCGTGCGAGACGCTGGACCCGCACGAGGCCTATCTGCATCTGTGCGCCACCGAGTACATGCTGGCCCAGGCCGCCGCCGAATGTCCCCAGGAGGCCCTGGTCTGGCTCATGAACCGTTCGCGCAAGTCACGCGGCACGGGCTATGTCTACCGAGCCGGACATATCAATGTGCAGGTGGGGCGCGACGACTGGCGGCTGCTTGTGGGCGAGTGCTTCTCCACGGTCCTCCGCGCCTATGTGCCGTTCGTGACCGCGGCGGCAGTACTGCTGGGCAGCGGAGCGGTGGGGGACGACTACGACGAGACCGCCTTCCTGTGCGGACAGCGGCTGGAGAGCATGGAGACGCTCTTCCCGTCGCACGAGACGACCTTCCAGCGCACGATCAGCCTGAACCTGCGCGGCAACCGCGAAACACTGAACGACGACGCCAGCCGCACACGCAACCACTGCATCGGCCCGCACGACACGACTGTCAGCCCAACGCAGGAACTGCGCATCGCGCTGGTGCAGGCCGCCACCTACGCCCTGCTGCGCCCCGCTCCCGTGCGGCCGTATCCGGATCTGTCGCTGCGCCAGCCGCTGCTGGCGGCAGCCGTGATGAACCGCGATCCGTGGCTGCCCGTGCCACTCAACGACGGCCGTTCCGCCAACGCGCTGGACCTCGCCGAGCAGGGGCTGGCGACCATCGCGGCGGTCCTGGAGGACGATGAACACGCGGCGGAGGCTCTGCCGCATTGGCGGCGCTACGACCGCTGGCTCCGGCAGGTCATAGACGCGCTGCGGCGCCGCGACCTCTTCGCCAGCGGCGTCGAGTGGGCTGCGAAGAGGATGACGTTCGAGGCCGCCGACAACCGCACCGCCCGCGAGCTGGACGTGCTGTGGCACCAGATCGAGCCGGCGCTCTTTGAGCCGGAGGGTCAGCACATCGCCCGCGTCCTGGGACACGCCCCGCCGTTCGCGCCCCTCCAGCTCGCCGAGGCGTTCACCACGCCGCCGACGGTCACTCGGGCGTACCTGCGGGGCCATATTGCTCAGCGCTGCATCACTGAGGGCGAGCGGCTGCAGATGTGCGACTGGGATGGTCTGAACCTGCCGCGTCGCAGCGCCCGCCTGTCGCTGCCGACGCCTGAGGATTGCTCACTAGCGCGGATCGGGGGCCTGGAGGGGCTGAGCCTGGACGAGATCCTCGACGGCCCGGCCGCCCCCTACCGCACCGAGTTGAGCTACACCCACCGCTACCGGACGCAGCACCACGTCCGCAGCGGGGGCAAGGTGGTGTCAGCGCCGGCACCGTCCAGCCCGTCCGGGGGCGGCGCCGGGCACGGCATGTACCCCATGCTGATGGGACCGTATGAAGAAGGGAGCCTGTCATGA
- the coaD gene encoding pantetheine-phosphate adenylyltransferase gives MPTTDVVAYCPGSFDPITYGHLDIIERAAKLFGTVIVAVATDAQKDHLFSTDERVALCREVCAHLPNVIVQPFAGLLVEAAHASGATVIIKGLRQPIDLSHEGPMAAMNHSLRPEIETMFLLASPAYTYVSSSLIKWVCGMGGDISAHVPAVVGQRLREKLGA, from the coding sequence ATGCCCACCACTGACGTCGTCGCCTACTGTCCCGGCAGCTTTGATCCCATCACTTACGGCCACCTGGACATCATCGAACGGGCCGCGAAGCTGTTCGGCACCGTCATCGTGGCCGTAGCGACCGATGCCCAGAAGGATCACCTGTTCAGTACGGACGAGCGAGTGGCGCTGTGCCGCGAGGTGTGTGCGCACCTGCCCAACGTCATCGTGCAGCCCTTCGCAGGACTGCTGGTCGAAGCCGCGCACGCCTCCGGAGCCACGGTCATCATCAAAGGCCTACGGCAGCCCATTGACCTGTCGCATGAGGGCCCGATGGCGGCCATGAACCACAGCCTACGGCCCGAGATCGAGACGATGTTCCTGCTCGCGAGCCCGGCCTATACGTACGTCAGCTCGAGCCTCATCAAGTGGGTGTGTGGCATGGGCGGGGATATCTCGGCGCATGTGCCCGCGGTGGTGGGCCAGCGCCTGCGCGAGAAGCTTGGGGCCTAG
- a CDS encoding radical SAM protein, whose protein sequence is MILHTIPEEGLPAVPIARRIREERVGGQALDPHTGVVTELGEEELQSLRRAAANDDTLLYFATRSWAEELPEGCLSSPNRIYLEVTGRCNLSCVMCYRDTIAPEPELGTGELRALIHRLAAIGVREIRFTGGEPTARPDLPELIDEALACRLYVSLGTNGVWREGLAEELLARSIGRYLVSLDGPEDINDALRGPGAFARTMATVDWLLASGRSLRVNTVITRSLLPVLSDFMRWLEARGVRHLSLIAPRPTGRGASGQFAADRPGATEMAAVSHLLGQRQGQADLQVEFQYGADVGAVAGQASDPVIHKVRWCPAGREAAFISPAGWMHACGCSPGGSPDPAARAPFAAGNVRHMSACQIHGLWLQAEVWRVFRDLRLSKNPACTRCTRYGYGCFGSCPVHAYLARGDFAGPDPLCPLQGC, encoded by the coding sequence ATGATCCTCCATACCATTCCCGAGGAGGGTCTACCTGCGGTCCCCATCGCGCGACGCATTCGCGAGGAGCGCGTCGGCGGACAGGCCCTCGATCCGCACACCGGCGTCGTCACGGAGTTGGGCGAGGAGGAACTCCAGTCCCTGCGACGTGCCGCCGCGAACGATGACACGTTGCTCTACTTCGCCACGCGCTCGTGGGCCGAGGAGTTGCCTGAGGGCTGCCTGAGCAGCCCCAACCGCATCTATCTGGAAGTGACAGGGCGCTGCAATCTGTCATGTGTGATGTGCTATCGCGACACGATTGCGCCGGAGCCGGAACTCGGGACCGGTGAGCTGCGCGCCCTGATCCACCGTCTGGCGGCCATCGGTGTCCGCGAGATCCGCTTCACCGGCGGGGAGCCGACCGCGCGGCCGGATCTGCCCGAACTCATTGACGAGGCCCTCGCGTGCCGCCTGTACGTGTCTCTGGGCACGAACGGCGTATGGCGCGAGGGGCTCGCCGAGGAATTGCTCGCCCGCTCGATCGGGCGGTACCTCGTGTCGCTGGATGGGCCCGAGGACATCAATGACGCTCTGCGTGGGCCCGGGGCGTTCGCACGGACGATGGCGACGGTGGACTGGCTGCTGGCCTCCGGACGCAGCCTGCGCGTGAACACCGTCATCACGCGGTCCCTGCTACCGGTCCTGTCTGACTTCATGCGCTGGCTGGAGGCTCGCGGTGTGCGGCATCTGTCGCTGATCGCTCCCCGCCCGACAGGGCGCGGCGCTTCCGGGCAGTTCGCCGCGGACCGCCCCGGCGCGACCGAAATGGCCGCCGTGTCGCATCTGCTGGGCCAGCGGCAAGGACAGGCCGACCTGCAGGTCGAATTCCAGTATGGCGCGGACGTCGGAGCCGTGGCCGGGCAGGCCAGCGATCCCGTAATCCACAAGGTGCGCTGGTGCCCGGCGGGCCGCGAGGCGGCGTTCATCTCCCCGGCCGGCTGGATGCACGCGTGTGGCTGCTCGCCGGGCGGGTCGCCTGACCCGGCGGCGCGCGCCCCGTTCGCCGCGGGCAATGTCCGACACATGTCGGCCTGCCAGATCCATGGCCTATGGCTGCAGGCGGAGGTCTGGCGCGTGTTCCGGGACCTACGCTTGAGCAAGAACCCGGCCTGCACCCGATGCACGCGGTACGGCTACGGCTGCTTTGGGTCATGTCCCGTGCATGCCTATCTGGCCAGGGGGGACTTCGCCGGCCCTGACCCGCTGTGCCCGCTGCAAGGCTGCTGA
- a CDS encoding ATP-binding protein has protein sequence MTRRTLIADIASIINQHLAAASQRDFPLDPVGIGDHLRGSLLAAEVPPDAVDRICEAFDSYTQQVADARAEYEAVREQLDRVKASSARRIGRVTRIMQEIIHGEPLVAIWIDDADFIILPQDARAPSLGETVQFALGAEGDAAYFGSYGYDHVGLVSARLKAVQPAGEGRIHVELELRDGVLAEDSVVAIASAELEPHLAELTPGDRVRVTDGKIRIAYPAPQADEAAETRRNPLYNVFTPLPAEEDNFIYSPSVLQRIGQIIKVMRDPERAASYGIGLPQTILFAGPSGTGKTTIAERHLAREVAALGYQTIRIDTSNITSEWFGRSEKLMREALAAGGDQNTLIVMNEVDAIMRKRGAHMDSTSADVTSRIFAVIADMLGRPREPGEPIRILAFTSNYQSRLDAALLSRISETVAVGLPERETAVRILTAYLSRVQLDDEPETTAQMALCGLDFPLIRLVFDSSDHGRVYQASEAVSGRTLEQSVQAAARAAYYDDTCLSAFSLAGELKRQLYANVAFLAPEDLVVALGLSGEEAQRVTGLHVDREALLDTTSAREVRMRFRNAS, from the coding sequence ATGACACGACGGACCCTCATAGCCGATATCGCCAGCATCATCAACCAGCACCTGGCGGCGGCCTCGCAGCGGGATTTCCCCCTGGACCCGGTGGGCATTGGCGACCATCTCCGGGGCTCGCTGCTGGCGGCCGAAGTCCCGCCAGACGCGGTAGACCGCATCTGCGAGGCCTTTGACAGCTACACCCAACAGGTAGCCGACGCCCGAGCTGAGTACGAGGCCGTGCGCGAGCAACTCGATCGTGTGAAGGCCTCGTCGGCCCGCCGTATCGGGCGCGTCACCCGGATCATGCAGGAGATCATCCACGGCGAGCCGCTGGTGGCCATCTGGATTGACGATGCCGACTTCATCATCCTGCCGCAGGATGCCCGCGCGCCGTCGTTGGGCGAGACCGTGCAGTTCGCACTGGGCGCTGAGGGCGATGCCGCCTACTTCGGCTCGTACGGCTACGACCATGTGGGGCTGGTCTCAGCGCGACTGAAGGCCGTCCAGCCTGCGGGCGAGGGGCGGATCCATGTCGAGTTGGAGCTGCGCGACGGCGTGCTGGCCGAAGACAGCGTGGTGGCCATCGCCTCGGCGGAGTTGGAGCCGCACCTGGCGGAGCTGACGCCCGGGGACCGGGTGCGCGTGACGGACGGCAAGATCCGCATCGCGTATCCTGCGCCCCAGGCCGACGAGGCTGCCGAGACGCGGCGCAACCCGCTCTACAACGTGTTCACGCCGCTCCCGGCGGAGGAGGACAACTTCATCTACTCGCCCTCAGTGCTGCAGCGCATCGGCCAGATCATCAAGGTGATGCGCGACCCCGAGCGAGCCGCCAGCTACGGGATAGGCCTGCCGCAGACCATCCTGTTCGCCGGCCCGAGCGGCACGGGCAAGACGACCATCGCGGAACGCCATCTGGCGCGTGAGGTGGCGGCCCTGGGTTACCAGACCATCCGCATAGACACGTCCAACATCACCTCTGAGTGGTTCGGCCGCAGTGAGAAGCTGATGCGCGAGGCGCTGGCCGCCGGCGGCGACCAGAACACGCTGATCGTGATGAACGAGGTGGACGCGATCATGCGCAAGCGCGGGGCCCACATGGACTCCACCAGCGCCGATGTCACCTCGCGCATTTTCGCGGTGATCGCCGACATGCTGGGCCGTCCGCGCGAGCCCGGCGAGCCGATCCGCATCCTGGCCTTCACCAGCAACTACCAGTCGCGGCTGGATGCCGCATTGCTGAGCCGCATCTCCGAGACGGTGGCGGTGGGGTTGCCGGAGCGCGAGACGGCCGTGCGCATCCTGACTGCGTACCTGTCGCGGGTGCAGCTTGACGACGAGCCGGAGACGACGGCTCAGATGGCCTTGTGCGGCCTGGACTTCCCGCTCATCCGCCTGGTGTTCGATAGCAGCGACCATGGGCGGGTCTACCAGGCCTCCGAGGCGGTCAGCGGACGCACGCTGGAACAGAGCGTACAGGCAGCGGCACGGGCTGCGTACTACGACGACACCTGCCTGAGCGCCTTCAGCCTCGCCGGCGAACTGAAGCGCCAGCTCTACGCGAATGTGGCGTTCCTGGCACCCGAGGACCTGGTCGTGGCGCTGGGGCTGTCGGGCGAGGAAGCCCAGCGCGTGACCGGTCTGCACGTGGACCGCGAGGCACTGCTGGACACGACCTCTGCCCGCGAGGTCCGGATGCGCTTCCGTAATGCGAGCTAG
- the rsmD gene encoding 16S rRNA (guanine(966)-N(2))-methyltransferase RsmD yields the protein MRIIAGSAGSRALTAPKGVTIRPTADRVREALFASLADRTIDCRFGDLYAGSGSVGLEALSRGAAWCVFVERDPRCLHAVRANLAATGLSDRAEVIRGDVLTQIEPAWERGPLDVVFMDPPYRESAEPLLRLVLRLARDARHDCLAVVECERGMEPALAPTKEKCYGRTKLLYYEAADCPP from the coding sequence ATGCGCATCATCGCCGGCAGTGCCGGATCTCGCGCCCTGACCGCCCCGAAGGGCGTCACCATCCGCCCCACCGCGGACCGGGTACGGGAGGCGCTGTTCGCCAGCCTGGCCGACCGGACTATTGACTGCCGCTTTGGCGACCTGTATGCTGGCAGCGGCAGCGTCGGCCTGGAAGCGCTCAGTCGTGGGGCGGCGTGGTGTGTCTTCGTCGAACGCGACCCGCGCTGCCTGCACGCCGTACGTGCGAACCTGGCGGCGACCGGCTTGTCCGACCGCGCCGAGGTCATACGGGGTGACGTCCTGACGCAGATCGAGCCGGCCTGGGAGCGCGGTCCGTTGGACGTCGTCTTCATGGATCCGCCCTACCGCGAGAGCGCCGAACCGCTGCTGCGCTTGGTCTTGCGTCTAGCCCGGGACGCCCGGCACGACTGCCTGGCGGTCGTGGAGTGCGAACGGGGCATGGAACCAGCGCTCGCCCCGACCAAAGAGAAGTGTTACGGCCGCACCAAGCTGCTGTACTATGAGGCGGCGGATTGCCCGCCCTGA
- a CDS encoding acetate kinase has translation MILVINCGSSSLKYQLFRQDETSLASGLCERVAIDGGVDARLTHSCNGHVVEKAAPMPDHGTALGFVIEALCDPVCGFIKDLSEIRACGHRVLHGGSKVTESVIVDDAVLGVIREMIVLGPLHNPANLSGILACMKLLPGTPQVAVFDTAFHQTMPRKAYLYGLPYEMYEEHQIRRYGFHGTSHRYVSMVASQMLEERGVPLADQRVITCHLGNGCSMAAVRAGKVQDTSMGLTPLEGLLMGTRCGDMDPAIVVYLADKLGLTPPEMDEYMNKKSGLLGVSGLGSDMRDIQASRFTNERAGAAYEIFCYRVRKYIGAYAAALGGLDALVYTAGIGENDPELRAECVEGLDFLGLTIEAEMNAAPKRKDVPGWEIGRSDASSRIFVIPTDEELMIARDTMALIA, from the coding sequence ATGATCCTCGTCATCAACTGTGGCAGTTCCTCCCTCAAGTACCAGCTCTTCCGCCAGGACGAGACCAGCCTGGCGAGCGGGCTGTGCGAACGCGTCGCGATCGACGGCGGCGTGGACGCCCGGCTCACGCATAGCTGCAACGGTCATGTGGTGGAGAAGGCCGCGCCGATGCCCGACCACGGCACGGCGCTGGGCTTCGTCATTGAGGCCCTCTGCGACCCGGTGTGTGGGTTCATCAAGGATCTGTCCGAGATCAGAGCTTGCGGCCATCGCGTCCTGCACGGCGGCTCCAAAGTCACCGAGTCGGTGATCGTCGATGACGCAGTGCTGGGCGTCATCAGGGAGATGATCGTTCTCGGGCCGCTACACAATCCCGCGAACCTCAGCGGCATCCTCGCCTGCATGAAGCTGCTGCCGGGCACCCCTCAGGTGGCGGTCTTCGATACGGCGTTCCACCAGACCATGCCCCGCAAGGCCTACCTGTACGGTCTGCCCTACGAGATGTACGAGGAGCACCAGATCCGGCGCTACGGCTTCCACGGCACCTCCCACCGGTATGTCAGCATGGTGGCGTCACAGATGCTGGAGGAGCGCGGGGTGCCGTTGGCGGACCAGCGCGTCATCACCTGCCACCTGGGCAATGGCTGCAGCATGGCCGCCGTCCGCGCCGGCAAGGTGCAGGACACCAGCATGGGCCTGACACCACTGGAGGGGCTGCTCATGGGTACCCGCTGTGGCGACATGGATCCTGCCATCGTGGTCTACCTCGCCGACAAGCTGGGCCTCACCCCCCCTGAGATGGACGAGTACATGAACAAGAAAAGCGGCCTGCTGGGCGTGTCCGGTCTGGGGAGCGACATGCGCGACATCCAGGCCAGCCGCTTCACCAACGAGCGGGCCGGCGCCGCCTACGAAATATTCTGCTACCGCGTGCGCAAGTACATCGGCGCCTATGCCGCCGCTCTCGGCGGCCTCGACGCCCTTGTCTACACGGCCGGGATTGGCGAGAACGACCCCGAACTGCGCGCCGAGTGTGTCGAGGGGCTCGATTTCCTGGGGCTGACCATAGAGGCGGAGATGAACGCCGCCCCCAAGCGCAAGGATGTGCCCGGCTGGGAGATCGGCCGCAGCGACGCCTCGTCCCGCATCTTCGTGATCCCCACCGACGAAGAGCTGATGATCGCCCGGGACACCATGGCGCTGATCGCGTAG
- a CDS encoding THUMP domain-containing protein, which produces MTEYYLSHVGGLESVVRDEVAERLPEARVTGAEYGRLHLVFPGEPVRLLELRTVENVFVTVLAIPEVSPRVQWLDDVEGLLARTDFGPAAALLGRLRPLPPSPTFRVTAERVGRHEFHSPDVAGAAGAGVVASTGWGVDLKGFDIEVRVDVRQDQALVGVRLSQRALHKRSRVVHPRVTLNPTVAAAMARLSLPEAGELVVDPTVGGGTVLTERYLHDPRVRLIGGDRFAEKLAMARENFTALGVPAELVQWDASRLPLADETVDKFLLNPPWGRLVASHTANERLYPWMLGHLRRCLRPGGRVVILTSERSLVRKFRESCPDMRLVVHQRLSLGGLEPSLHVLVKEA; this is translated from the coding sequence ATGACCGAGTACTATCTGAGCCATGTGGGTGGGCTGGAGAGTGTCGTCCGTGACGAGGTCGCGGAGCGACTGCCCGAGGCGCGCGTCACCGGTGCGGAGTACGGCCGCCTGCACCTGGTCTTCCCGGGCGAGCCCGTGCGCCTGCTGGAGCTGCGCACGGTCGAGAACGTCTTCGTGACGGTGCTGGCGATCCCCGAAGTCTCGCCGCGGGTGCAGTGGCTGGACGATGTAGAAGGGCTGCTGGCACGTACGGACTTCGGGCCGGCCGCGGCGCTGCTTGGCCGCCTGAGACCCCTGCCCCCCTCCCCGACCTTCCGTGTCACGGCCGAGCGAGTGGGGCGGCACGAGTTCCACTCACCGGACGTAGCGGGTGCCGCAGGCGCGGGAGTTGTCGCGAGCACGGGCTGGGGCGTGGACCTCAAGGGCTTCGACATCGAGGTGCGGGTGGATGTGCGGCAGGACCAGGCGCTGGTAGGGGTGCGGCTCTCGCAGCGCGCCCTGCACAAGCGCTCGCGAGTGGTGCATCCCCGTGTCACTCTCAACCCCACGGTAGCCGCCGCCATGGCACGGCTGTCGCTGCCCGAGGCCGGGGAACTCGTGGTGGACCCGACGGTCGGTGGGGGCACGGTGCTGACCGAGCGGTACCTGCACGACCCGCGGGTGCGACTGATCGGCGGAGATCGCTTCGCGGAGAAGCTGGCGATGGCGCGGGAGAACTTCACGGCGCTGGGGGTGCCGGCGGAACTGGTGCAGTGGGATGCGTCGCGGCTGCCGCTGGCCGATGAGACGGTGGACAAGTTCCTGCTCAACCCACCGTGGGGACGGCTGGTCGCGAGCCACACCGCCAATGAGAGGCTCTACCCGTGGATGCTGGGGCACCTGCGCAGGTGCCTGCGCCCTGGCGGACGTGTCGTGATCCTGACCAGCGAGCGATCGCTGGTACGCAAGTTCCGCGAGAGCTGTCCAGACATGCGGCTGGTGGTCCACCAGCGGCTCAGCCTGGGCGGGCTGGAGCCGTCGCTGCACGTGCTGGTGAAGGAAGCGTAG